TTCTTTAGCGCTTCGTTGTATTCATGCCTTTTCTGTTCCCTTGGTAGTAGCTGCAGAATAGAAAATGGATGGGTTGTGATTGAGATATGGGACATTATTgcccatttttttattgaaaaatgtaGCTAATGAGGaaattaaactataaaactAAATATTCATCTGTGcttcaataataaaatcatcacTTTTTTAAAGGTTCAGTGCACCATCATATCTTGCGTTGCTTCAGCAGCTCAGTTAGCATCACCAAACACATAGTGCAATATAGACATTGTGGTGGCAATGCTGAAAACTCAGCAGCACTGAGGAAAATATGCAAGAATTAACGTAAAATGTGTGTAACATAAGAAGCTTACAACTCCCAATTGTTCTGATGCTTTAGCTTTCCATAACCTCAGATTTGTGTCATCACTTCCTGAAATAACATAGCTTGCATCGCAGCTGAACTTGACACAGAATACCCTACATATTTCAGACAGAAAATGAGCACTATGAAAATTGAATCTTCTTTTGGACACCTCAAAAAAGTGCTGGGTCATGCACAAAGGCCTCATTTTTTAAGTGACAAGATACAAATATAACAagacaccaacaaaaaaaatcctatgATCAATCAACAAGATACAAGACCAAAAGCATTAATAAGGACTACAAATTCAATCAAACCTTTGCATTCTCTTTGTGTGATAGATTTCCCGACTGTGACCTCCATTATACTGGAAAATTCTAACCtgtaaaaagaagaagcttgATTAAACATAAAATCCAGCCTCGTTAACTAAGCTAACTAAATGCAGCAGAATTTGCTCAAATGCAACTCACTGTTCTATCATAGGATCCAGTTACGAATTCCCGACCCGTTGGTGAGAAATCAATATCCATCCTGGAAGTGAATAATTGGTGTTAACAAACATAATCTCTTTGGTCATCGCTGAAATTGACAGAAAACTTATAAGTTCAGAATTCAAACACCAGCCATCTTACACTGCAGAAACGTGATCTTTGTGCACACACTTGGCTTCTTCCAATTTTCTGGCATCATAGCTATAGCAGTTGCAATCCTCATTTGCCTGCAGCATTATGCAATATAACTAGTAAATCCTAACAGAATGCAACGTATTCAACTCTATGAAGCAGATCACCCtatgaataagatttaaattttttatcaagctAGTATCTGATAGCACTAAAATATCAAAGATCATACAAACCACccaattattctaaaaaatgctcaaattaaaaatttaaattctaaggAATGCATCAGTTCAGGTGCTTACAGCTGTGAAGTTCATGGGTTCCATTGGGTTCCAAGAAATAGAATTAGTTTTTGTCTgcaggaagaaaaaagaaagcacaTTAGCATCGAACAATCACAGTATGATGAATCTTGAACAAAGGACTGAATAAATTAGAAGTATTTAATAGACATATAATATCTGGGAAACCACCTCAACAATGGAACACTTcgtaacaaaaatcaataaaaagattTGCGAATTGCCAACTTAAATAATGCCCCCCCCCCCATGTTTGCATGAAACTCAGAGCAGAAAGATACCACATCTTTGGCTTTTGAATAAATTGTATGCCACTGGAACTAAGTCACTACTCCCTGAATTACAAACTTGACTGAATTATTATGCTatcatataacttttcaaacctCATCAGGAGTTGGTGAATTAAGAAGTGACAGAATACATCTTTATGAAAAGTgagggtttttttataaaaaaaaaaaaaaaaaaatcacttgtcTTACTTACTTCACTCAGAcaacaaaaaaagttaatagCTCATCAAAAAATGCAAACAGGAGATCTAAGATCATAACCATGCATTGAACTTCATGCTGATAAATAGTTAAACTTACCCTCATAATAAGTTTCCTTGCTGGAGAAGACACACGCAAGTCATACAATATTATGCTGCGATcactacaaaaagaaaatacactTCAAATAAGCATATGTTCCGTTTAATGTTGTCGAGTGTGCAAGATGTTGAGTGACACATGCATGACTATGAAAAACCTATACAAGGTAAATAACCAGTTAACATTCACATACAATGTACACTGTCCATCTTTTAAGGGTGAAAGGATCTGTCATCCTCCATGTCCTCAAATATAAGTGGTCACTAACAAGGGAAGAAAGTCAAAAGCACCATAGAATATGCAGCTTATGCACAAACACAAGAATATAAAGCATTCACCCCAATACGATATCAGGTTGGTAACTTGGTATTGGTTTGAGGACATATCATGAAATGAAACAAGATCCTTGGGAATTCTTAAGACTCAAGGGTCCATTGGTTTtgcatcattaaaaataaaagctaactCTCCATACTACTAAATGCTATGTCCAATGACCAAAGTTGAACATGGATAAAAACACGTTCTTTAAGCACAAATATCTCGAacaaatcaattatttctgTTTCCCAAACTTCATGAGGTGCTTAAGAACCTAAATGTGGCTGAATTCACACAACTGAAACATTTAAGCTAGTCACAAATCTTGAGACAGTTGAGGTTCTATTCACATTTGGGAGTGGGAAAGATGAGCCCAAGGTTGGGATCAAACTTTGCTGAGCTAGTTTTGATCTTAAAATCCCAAGTAGGCTCACATGTGTTAAGACTATTGTACTCATAGTAGTTCAGGTGCTTGCTGAATTGTTTAGACCTTCCATATTAAAGGTAAACAAGACAGACAGGATGAAAACATGCTGAGTCAAGTATCCACACTATCAAGCTCCAAGCTCACAGTAACAGACCTTAAAGGTTAGCTGTGCGTGCATACCTTGCTGATGTTACCAAGAGATTGGGTTCCCCAGGATTAAATCGGACAGAAATAACTGAGTCTGTTCCCCACTTAAAGCTGTTCACTGGTTGAGACCTAATTATGGTATGTATGTTAGAGAATGTAATTGAGATAGTTTGTGCACTTGATAGAAATAAAGAAACCAGTTGAGATCAAAACCTATTATGATTCCAAATATCTACTTGAGCACCAGCAGTGGCAAAGAGATCACCATTCCATTGGTGGTCAACAGCCCTGAAAATAGCAAGAAGAGTTCAGAATAGGAGAGATGTTCAAACAAACACACCTAAATTAGATATATATCCGAGAACAAATATCCCTGAAGTGAAGTTATATCATACCAAAATGCATTTTCCCCCATATAAACTGCCCGTGGCTGTAGATACAAGTAGAAATTTTCTCAGGGTATGCAGAAAGAGGAGATAATTTGATCAATATATGATTAACTATATCAAAAAAGCATTACCTCAGATGAACAGTCAGACGAGTTGTCTGAATCCATAATAGTAGCTACAGGAACATTCCAGAGCCTGACACTGAACCAACAAGTTCGCTAAAATGTGAGTTAAATTCTAGGTTGAAATGAAAGATACATCCAGATACCACAAAGCATTCAGattcaaaaactcatttttcatcttgaaaatatatatatcttacgTGCAATCAGTTCCACAAGATACAAGAGTACTCCCATCTGTAGAGGCAGTCAAACCTCTTACAGCACCCTGGTGACCAGGAAATTGACAAACTGTTCTCCTGTTGATTCAAATCTCATATGTCAAACATCATCACATGTATAATATCAATGTCTCAACAAGCGATCCACCAAAAGCATAGTCAAAACATATAGCAGGACctgattcagtttttttttttttttttaaatcttttcagAATTGATCTAGGGATCTTTAAACACAGTATTCATAGAAAGATTACTCTATTATAATGATCAATCAATTGATAAGCACAACAAGTTCCTCTGAAGCCTGATCATTTCTGCCAATTTCAACCCCACAAAAGTGGCCATACGCAGTTAAACATTGAAATTGTATTAGTATACTCATCTTAAAAAGCTTGCCTGCATAGTTATTACTCCCAAAGCTCACTTATATT
This DNA window, taken from Populus alba chromosome 17, ASM523922v2, whole genome shotgun sequence, encodes the following:
- the LOC118049839 gene encoding uncharacterized protein, whose protein sequence is MKVKVISRSTDEFTRERSQDLQRVFHNFDPNLRTQEKAVEYQRALNAAKLDKIFARPFIGAMDGHIDAVSCMAKNPNYLKGIFSGSMDGDIRLWDIANRRTVCQFPGHQGAVRGLTASTDGSTLVSCGTDCTVRLWNVPVATIMDSDNSSDCSSEPRAVYMGENAFWAVDHQWNGDLFATAGAQVDIWNHNRSQPVNSFKWGTDSVISVRFNPGEPNLLVTSASDRSIILYDLRVSSPARKLIMRTKTNSISWNPMEPMNFTAANEDCNCYSYDARKLEEAKCVHKDHVSAVMDIDFSPTGREFVTGSYDRTVRIFQYNGGHSREIYHTKRMQRVFCVKFSCDASYVISGSDDTNLRLWKAKASEQLGVLLPREQKRHEYNEALKNRYKHLPEVKRIVRHRHLPKPIYKAGVLRRVMIEAERRKDQRRKAHSAPGSIVTEPMRKRRIIKEVD